From a region of the Narcine bancroftii isolate sNarBan1 chromosome 5, sNarBan1.hap1, whole genome shotgun sequence genome:
- the LOC138762875 gene encoding transmembrane protein 60-like, which translates to MRMSLAQRVLLTWLFGLLFLIVLVLKMEETLAWSWFLVFVPLWIVDAALLVLLLVRLAGHCKAAHERPGAGAGGLKRRTWGLCALLLKLAFLLALAARLQRLAELPLCCVLVPLWLLLLGAIGDMVHHSLAARPE; encoded by the coding sequence ATGAGGATGTCGCTGGCGCAGCGGGTGCTGCTGACTTGGCTCTTTGGCCTGCTCTTCCTCATCGTGCTGGTGCTGAAGATGGAGGAGACGCTGGCCTGGAGCTGGTTCCTGGTCTTCGTGCCGCTCTGGATCGTCGACGCCGCGCTGCTGGTGCTGCTCCTCGTCCGGCTAGCCGGCCACTGCAAGGCGGCCCACGAGCGTCCCGGGGCCGGCGCCGGCGGCCTGAAGCGCCGGACCTGGGGCCTGTGCGCCCTGCTGCTTAAGCTAGCCTTCCTGCTGGCGCTGGCCGCCCGCCTGCAGCGTCTGGCCGAGCTGCCGCTCTGCTGCGTCTTGGTGCCCCTTTGGCTGCTGCTGCTGGGGGCCATCGGGGACATGGTCCACCACTCGCTGGCGGCCCGGCCCGAGTAA